The Candidatus Tanganyikabacteria bacterium sequence TGTGCCTGCGCTGCCACAGCGGCGGCGCGCACCGGGCCGAGGACGCGGCCGCGCCGAGCGTCATGTGGCCCGACCACGCAACTTCCAAGGGCGTCAGCGAGGAGAAGGCCCGCTGCATCGACTGCCACCAGGACCACATCCACGGGAAGAGGAAGGGACCCCATGCAAACGGGTAAGGACTGGAGCCGCCGCGATTTCGTCAGCCTGCTGGCTGCGGGCTCCGGCCTGATCCTCATCGAACTGGGGGCGCTCTCGGCGACGCAACTCGAGGCCCTGGCCGAAAGCGGGGTCGACACGAGCGAGGCCAAGCCCGAGGGCGGCGCGCCGGGGTACAACTGGGAGCAGCACTACTGGGGCTACGTCGTGGACGTCACCAAGTGCATCGGCTGCTGCGCCTGCATGCGCGCCTGCCGGGCCGAGAACGACGTGCCCTCCGACTACGCGCGCACCTGGGTCGAGCGGTACCAGGTGATGCCCGACGGCCACGTCATCATCGACACCGCGAAGGGCGACGACCACATCTTCGACGAGGGGAACCCCGAGGCCGTGGCCGGCTTCTTCGTGCCGAAGCTGTGCAACCATTGCGAGGCCACGCCCTGCACCCAGGTCTGCCCGGTGGGCGCCGCCTACTACACGAAGGACGGAGTCTCGCTCGTGGACCCCAAGCGCTGCATGGGTTGCGGCTACTGCGTGCAGGCGTGCCCCTACGGCAGCCGCTTCATGAACCCCATGACGCACGTGGCCGACAAGTGCACGCTCTGCTACCACCGCATCACCAAGGGCGACGTGCCGGCGTGCGTCGCGTCTTGCCCGCGAGAGGCGCGGATTTTCGGCGACCTGCGGGATCCCGAGAGCAAGATCTCCAAGCTCCTCGCGTCGCGGGGCCACCAGGTGCTCAAGCCGGGGGCCGGCACGAAGCCGAAGTGCTACTACATCGGGCTCGACCGGGAGGTCAAGTAAATGAACTACATCTTGCCCAACGAGGCGCACACCGTCTGGACGATCATGATCGTCCTGTATCCGTACATCACGGGCCTTGTGGCCGGCGCCTTCATCCTCTCGTCGCTCTACCACGTGTTCGGCCGCAAGGAACTCAAGCCGGTGGCGCGCTTCTCGCTGGTGGCCGCCTTCGCCTTCCTGCTGTTTGCCTCGGTGCCCCTGCTGTTCCACCTGGGGCACCCCGAGCGGGCCTTCAACATCATGATCACGCCGCACTTCAGCTCCGCGATGGCGGGCTTCGGCTTCATCTACTCGACCTACCTCATCGTGGTGGCCCTCGA is a genomic window containing:
- a CDS encoding 4Fe-4S dicluster domain-containing protein; this translates as MQTGKDWSRRDFVSLLAAGSGLILIELGALSATQLEALAESGVDTSEAKPEGGAPGYNWEQHYWGYVVDVTKCIGCCACMRACRAENDVPSDYARTWVERYQVMPDGHVIIDTAKGDDHIFDEGNPEAVAGFFVPKLCNHCEATPCTQVCPVGAAYYTKDGVSLVDPKRCMGCGYCVQACPYGSRFMNPMTHVADKCTLCYHRITKGDVPACVASCPREARIFGDLRDPESKISKLLASRGHQVLKPGAGTKPKCYYIGLDREVK